In a genomic window of Venatoribacter cucullus:
- a CDS encoding M48 family metallopeptidase: MTARKSYRQQFMLTLGQEEVPVLVSAMRRKSMRLQLNSSGEIDLRIPLGTAKDQVLAFVKQHHDWLVQRRSEFRQRRQARSEHLLVQGRQLPVRESALSEFMVSEQAVWVPSGWSVEQTQLALDTWLRSQAKLEFTRMIERWWPAFSPFASQRPQLRIKKMRTRWGSLSQRGYINLNLALMQLPEHLLELVVVHELCHLKHFDHGPGFRALMSQCLPDWRTREQQLSQLARLL; this comes from the coding sequence ATGACTGCGCGAAAATCTTACCGGCAACAATTTATGCTGACGCTGGGACAGGAAGAAGTCCCGGTGCTGGTATCGGCTATGCGGCGCAAAAGTATGCGGCTGCAACTGAACAGCAGCGGTGAGATTGATCTGCGTATTCCGCTGGGCACTGCCAAAGATCAGGTGCTGGCGTTTGTTAAGCAGCATCACGACTGGTTAGTGCAGCGGCGCAGCGAATTTCGCCAGCGGCGCCAGGCGCGCAGTGAGCATTTGCTGGTGCAGGGCCGGCAACTGCCGGTGCGCGAAAGTGCGCTGAGTGAGTTTATGGTGTCGGAACAAGCGGTGTGGGTGCCGTCCGGCTGGAGCGTTGAACAAACCCAGCTGGCGCTGGATACCTGGTTGCGCAGCCAGGCCAAACTGGAATTTACCCGCATGATCGAACGCTGGTGGCCGGCTTTTTCGCCCTTTGCCAGCCAGCGGCCGCAATTGCGGATTAAGAAAATGCGTACCCGCTGGGGCAGTTTGTCGCAACGTGGTTACATCAATCTGAATCTGGCATTAATGCAGCTGCCCGAACACCTGCTGGAGCTGGTGGTGGTGCACGAACTTTGCCACCTGAAACACTTTGACCACGGGCCGGGATTCCGTGCCTTAATGAGCCAGTGCCTGCCCGACTGGCGAACGCGCGAGCAGCAACTCAGCCAGCTCGCGCGGTTGCTTTAA
- a CDS encoding YecA family protein, which yields MSDLNSIPSLSEDELETLGVLLEDEAERQDSFDFFAVHGLMTALIAGPVEFSVQQIWDCAFDEQLGFSKAEQEQVNSLLLKLSKEIQAWLDSGQDFPVPCDLTLLDDEDEPPVESWAMGFMTGVLLQEEQWYARNEETVAQHLFPIMYASGLFMDEPEMADIDEDVDLSNQMCANIPAAVVELYLMLHAE from the coding sequence ATGTCAGATCTCAATAGTATCCCATCCCTTTCTGAAGACGAACTGGAAACCCTCGGCGTCCTGCTGGAAGACGAAGCCGAGCGGCAGGACAGTTTTGATTTTTTCGCCGTCCACGGTCTGATGACCGCGTTAATCGCCGGCCCGGTCGAGTTTTCGGTACAACAGATCTGGGACTGCGCTTTTGACGAACAGCTGGGGTTCAGCAAAGCCGAACAAGAGCAGGTGAACAGCCTGTTGCTGAAACTGAGCAAAGAAATTCAGGCCTGGCTGGATTCCGGTCAGGATTTCCCGGTGCCCTGCGATTTAACCCTGCTGGATGACGAAGACGAGCCACCGGTAGAAAGCTGGGCCATGGGTTTTATGACCGGTGTGCTGCTGCAGGAAGAACAATGGTACGCGCGCAACGAAGAAACCGTTGCGCAGCATCTGTTCCCCATTATGTACGCCTCCGGTTTGTTTATGGATGAGCCGGAAATGGCCGACATTGACGAGGACGTCGATTTATCCAACCAGATGTGCGCCAATATTCCGGCTGCGGTGGTTGAGCTGTATCTGATGCTGCACGCCGAATAA
- a CDS encoding substrate-binding domain-containing protein: protein MFRQLSAVLLTVLFSCLSLVSQASVLDTLPSDSKVRLFAIHGSNTIGEELAPNLLQKWFRDAGLSQVRIEPTGVENERLISGRHEKLRTRVEVLVAAHGSGTGYRSLLDGSGDIAASSRPIKDKEYDLLKPVADMRSFATEHVVAIDGLAVIVHPDNPISELSVDQIAAIFSGAVQDWSELGGFRGAIHLHARDDKSGTWDSFKSMVLDDQPLAANALRYESTAELSDAVAAQPGAIGFVGLSSVRSAKAIAVYDGTSRAMLPNKLTVATEDYALARRLFLYTRAQVKPAVEEFIQFALADAGQQIVADTGFVSQEVMAVLPEFYHELPQEFRQLTEDAQRLTLNFRFEQGSARLDNKGLKDLQRLVRYLEAQPQAELVLVGFGDPKKTENRSQLLSKLRAMSVRRELVREGIYPQASVGFGDDLLVASVEGEDGRLKNRRVEVWVRTPGAQIAPPATQPVMNNLAGAE from the coding sequence ATGTTCCGGCAACTTTCTGCAGTCTTGTTAACGGTTTTATTCTCCTGTCTCAGCCTGGTAAGCCAGGCTTCCGTACTGGATACGCTGCCCTCCGACAGCAAGGTGCGGCTGTTTGCCATTCATGGCTCTAATACCATCGGTGAAGAACTGGCGCCCAATCTGCTGCAGAAGTGGTTCCGGGATGCCGGGTTATCGCAGGTTCGGATTGAGCCGACCGGTGTGGAAAACGAACGTCTGATCAGTGGCCGCCACGAGAAGCTGCGCACCCGGGTAGAGGTACTGGTGGCGGCCCATGGTTCCGGTACCGGTTACCGTTCGTTGCTGGATGGCAGTGGCGACATCGCTGCCTCTTCCCGCCCGATTAAAGACAAAGAATATGACTTGCTGAAACCGGTAGCGGATATGCGCTCGTTTGCTACCGAGCATGTGGTGGCTATTGATGGTCTGGCGGTGATTGTGCATCCGGATAACCCCATCAGCGAACTGAGTGTTGACCAGATTGCGGCGATTTTTTCCGGTGCGGTTCAGGATTGGTCGGAACTGGGTGGCTTCCGTGGCGCCATTCATCTGCACGCCCGGGATGATAAATCCGGTACCTGGGACAGTTTTAAAAGCATGGTACTGGATGATCAGCCACTGGCTGCCAATGCCCTGCGTTATGAATCCACCGCTGAATTGTCCGATGCGGTGGCGGCTCAGCCGGGTGCGATTGGGTTTGTTGGTTTATCGTCGGTGCGCTCAGCCAAAGCCATTGCCGTGTATGACGGTACGTCACGGGCCATGCTGCCGAACAAACTGACGGTGGCCACCGAAGATTATGCCCTGGCACGGCGCTTATTTTTGTATACCCGTGCGCAGGTAAAACCGGCCGTAGAGGAATTTATTCAGTTTGCGCTGGCCGACGCCGGCCAGCAGATTGTGGCGGATACCGGCTTTGTGTCACAGGAAGTCATGGCCGTTCTGCCGGAGTTTTACCACGAATTACCGCAGGAATTCCGTCAGCTGACCGAAGACGCCCAGCGTTTAACCCTGAACTTCCGCTTTGAGCAGGGCAGTGCGCGGCTGGATAACAAGGGCCTGAAAGATCTGCAGCGGTTGGTGCGTTACCTTGAGGCGCAGCCGCAGGCCGAACTGGTGCTGGTGGGTTTTGGTGACCCGAAAAAAACCGAAAATCGTTCGCAGTTATTATCCAAACTGCGTGCTATGTCGGTACGGCGGGAGCTGGTGCGCGAAGGTATTTACCCGCAGGCATCGGTAGGTTTCGGGGATGATCTGCTGGTGGCTTCGGTGGAAGGCGAAGATGGTCGTCTGAAAAACCGCCGCGTCGAAGTGTGGGTGCGGACACCGGGCGCGCAGATTGCTCCGCCAGCCACGCAGCCGGTAATGAATAATCTGGCCGGGGCCGAATAA
- a CDS encoding START domain-containing protein: MQRMTAWQCGLILILSLLMSGVSAQTQNWSLEKQDDDNRIRVYTRINPDSPLKEFRGVMQVQSSLTALVALIEDHHHAAEWIHQCRAIDIIERPGAEEIMFYMVTGAPWPVKDRDSVVHSLLQQDPDTHTVRIDMAVRNDVFPPNEDMIRITDMQGFWQFRPLAAGWVEVTYQVHADPGGGIPGWLINSLVVDTPYYTLRNMQKKVQEPRYQQARLPHVRNVPDSSL; the protein is encoded by the coding sequence ATGCAAAGAATGACTGCCTGGCAGTGCGGATTAATCCTGATCCTGTCGCTGTTGATGTCGGGAGTCAGTGCCCAGACGCAGAACTGGTCGCTGGAAAAGCAGGATGACGACAACCGTATCCGGGTTTACACCCGGATCAATCCGGATTCGCCGTTAAAAGAGTTCCGTGGTGTGATGCAGGTACAAAGCAGCTTAACGGCGCTGGTGGCCCTGATTGAAGATCATCACCACGCGGCGGAATGGATTCATCAGTGCCGCGCCATTGATATTATCGAACGTCCCGGCGCCGAAGAGATTATGTTCTATATGGTGACGGGAGCGCCGTGGCCGGTAAAAGACCGCGACAGCGTGGTACACAGCCTGCTGCAGCAAGATCCGGATACTCACACCGTACGTATCGATATGGCGGTGCGTAACGATGTTTTTCCGCCCAACGAAGACATGATCCGAATTACCGATATGCAGGGCTTCTGGCAATTCCGGCCATTAGCGGCCGGCTGGGTGGAAGTGACCTATCAGGTGCATGCCGATCCGGGGGGCGGTATTCCGGGCTGGCTGATTAACAGCCTGGTGGTGGATACCCCGTACTACACCTTGCGCAATATGCAGAAAAAAGTGCAGGAACCGCGTTACCAGCAGGCCCGCCTGCCGCACGTACGTAACGTTCCTGACAGCTCCCTGTAA
- a CDS encoding BolA family protein produces the protein MTIADQIRTKLAVLNPEHLELLNESHMHAGPATDSHFKLVLVSAAFNGQRVVARHQQIYKLLAAELQGPVHALALHLYSPDEWQQATVPPSPQCQGGH, from the coding sequence ATGACCATTGCTGATCAAATCCGCACCAAACTGGCGGTTCTGAACCCCGAACATCTGGAATTACTGAACGAAAGCCATATGCACGCCGGCCCGGCAACCGACTCACACTTCAAACTGGTTCTGGTCAGCGCGGCCTTTAACGGCCAGCGGGTGGTGGCGCGCCATCAGCAGATTTATAAGCTGCTGGCCGCAGAACTGCAGGGGCCGGTGCATGCGCTGGCCTTACATCTGTACAGCCCTGACGAATGGCAACAGGCAACCGTACCGCCATCGCCGCAGTGTCAGGGCGGCCATTGA
- the ylqF gene encoding ribosome biogenesis GTPase YlqF, which translates to MAIQWFPGHMNKARKKISEAMPDIDLVIEVLDARLPFSSTNPLVDELQGDKTCIKVLNKADLADPEVTARWVEYFERQHNTRALPLVAEDRNQVKKLIALAKQVGSARSEKKQAIRVMIMGIPNVGKSTLINALAGRYVAKTGNEPAVTKANQMIDLKNGIILSDTPGILWPKFENEQSGYRLAASGAVKDTAMEYEDVAMHALDYLVREYPQQLSERFRFKQQPETASAALHEIAARRGCLKPGGIVDLHKAAELCLHELRAGKIGRISLENPVAVEAELAELEARRLAEEAARAAAESPDKPG; encoded by the coding sequence ATGGCAATTCAATGGTTCCCAGGGCACATGAACAAAGCCCGCAAGAAAATCAGCGAGGCAATGCCGGATATTGATCTGGTGATTGAGGTGCTGGATGCCCGCCTGCCTTTTTCCAGTACCAACCCTCTGGTTGACGAGCTGCAGGGCGACAAAACCTGCATTAAAGTGCTGAACAAAGCCGATCTGGCCGACCCTGAGGTTACAGCCCGGTGGGTCGAATACTTTGAACGCCAGCACAATACCCGCGCCCTGCCCCTAGTCGCCGAAGACCGTAATCAGGTGAAAAAACTGATCGCTCTGGCCAAGCAGGTAGGCAGCGCCCGCAGCGAGAAAAAGCAGGCCATCCGGGTAATGATTATGGGCATTCCCAACGTCGGTAAATCCACCCTCATTAACGCCCTGGCGGGTCGCTATGTGGCTAAAACCGGTAACGAACCGGCGGTGACCAAAGCCAACCAGATGATTGACCTGAAAAACGGCATCATCCTGTCGGACACGCCCGGTATTCTGTGGCCCAAGTTTGAGAACGAACAAAGCGGTTACCGGCTGGCCGCCAGTGGCGCGGTAAAAGATACCGCCATGGAATACGAAGATGTGGCCATGCACGCTCTGGACTATCTGGTGCGCGAATACCCGCAACAGCTCAGCGAACGTTTCCGCTTTAAACAACAACCGGAAACCGCCAGTGCAGCCCTGCACGAAATCGCCGCTCGCCGCGGGTGTCTGAAACCCGGTGGTATTGTCGACCTGCATAAGGCGGCGGAATTGTGTCTGCATGAACTGCGGGCGGGAAAAATCGGCCGGATTTCACTGGAAAACCCGGTCGCGGTCGAAGCCGAACTGGCGGAACTGGAAGCCCGCCGGCTGGCGGAAGAAGCGGCTAGGGCTGCGGCTGAATCACCTGATAAACCTGGCTGA
- a CDS encoding DUF695 domain-containing protein, giving the protein MLANNRWVRASGTLHDKPISIQYREDWALAKDAGDYPICVQIAWNAATTDDSTGFPALSEQSAILTFSEHLQRQAEAEENALILMVITHAGVNQWIIYARDLESFKQALDSIPTSAGLYPIEVVADEDPQWQTFSQVYQVIQPQP; this is encoded by the coding sequence ATGCTGGCGAACAACCGCTGGGTGCGTGCATCGGGAACGCTGCACGATAAGCCCATCAGCATTCAATACCGCGAAGACTGGGCGCTGGCCAAAGACGCCGGCGATTACCCGATCTGCGTACAGATTGCCTGGAATGCCGCAACCACTGACGACAGCACCGGCTTTCCGGCGCTGAGTGAACAGAGCGCGATTTTAACCTTCAGTGAACACCTGCAACGGCAGGCGGAAGCGGAAGAGAATGCCCTGATTCTGATGGTGATTACCCACGCCGGAGTCAATCAATGGATTATCTATGCCCGCGATCTGGAGAGTTTCAAGCAGGCGCTGGACAGCATTCCGACCAGCGCTGGCCTGTATCCTATCGAAGTGGTGGCTGATGAAGATCCGCAGTGGCAGACCTTCAGCCAGGTTTATCAGGTGATTCAGCCGCAGCCCTAG
- a CDS encoding MBL fold metallo-hydrolase — protein sequence MSAVTITSFLHEDTSTYTHVLTDTASGCTAIIDPVLDFDQKSGRTATVAADRVLEHIRNQGLILQYVLETHAHADHLSSADYIRRQSGARVVIGKPIVQVQETFRKIFNEDERFQADGHQFDLLLGEGDELALGNSLIRVMNTPGHTPACISYAVNGTDVFVGDTLFMPDVGTARCDFPGGDAGTLYDSIQRLLALGDEVVLHLCHDYPPTDRPMSSRCTVAVQKAANIHVRTGISRDEFIQLRSRRDATLDMPRLILPSLQVNIRAGAFPEPEANGVAYLKLPLNLL from the coding sequence ATGAGCGCAGTCACCATCACCAGTTTTCTGCATGAAGACACCTCGACCTACACTCATGTGCTGACCGACACCGCCAGTGGCTGTACCGCCATTATTGATCCGGTGCTGGATTTTGATCAGAAGTCCGGCCGTACTGCCACGGTAGCTGCCGACCGGGTGCTGGAACATATCCGCAATCAGGGCCTTATCCTGCAGTATGTATTGGAAACCCACGCCCATGCCGACCATCTGAGCAGTGCTGATTATATCCGCCGCCAGAGCGGTGCCCGGGTGGTGATTGGCAAGCCTATCGTGCAGGTGCAGGAAACCTTCCGCAAAATCTTTAACGAAGACGAGCGCTTTCAGGCCGATGGTCACCAGTTTGATCTGTTACTGGGCGAAGGCGATGAACTGGCGCTGGGCAACAGCCTGATCCGGGTGATGAATACCCCCGGCCATACCCCGGCCTGCATCAGCTATGCGGTTAACGGTACCGATGTTTTTGTCGGTGATACGCTGTTTATGCCCGATGTCGGCACCGCCCGCTGCGATTTCCCCGGGGGCGATGCCGGTACCCTGTACGATTCCATTCAGCGCTTACTGGCGCTGGGTGATGAGGTGGTGCTGCATCTGTGCCACGATTACCCGCCGACAGACCGGCCGATGAGTTCGCGCTGTACGGTGGCCGTTCAGAAAGCCGCCAATATTCATGTGCGAACCGGCATCAGCCGGGACGAGTTTATTCAGCTGCGCAGCCGGCGTGACGCCACCCTGGATATGCCGCGCCTTATTTTGCCGTCGTTACAGGTGAATATCCGCGCCGGTGCTTTTCCGGAGCCGGAAGCCAACGGTGTTGCATACCTGAAATTACCGCTGAACCTGCTGTAA
- a CDS encoding ArsR/SmtB family transcription factor — MTTTPSLPSSGSDHAALAEHRQQAVRLLKALANEHRLNILCCLREGEVSVGELARRLPLSQSALSQHLAWLRSEHLVATRRHAQTIFYQLCDDKAERIITVLNSLYCGINRDGAPHAAD; from the coding sequence ATGACAACCACCCCTTCCCTGCCGTCATCCGGCAGCGACCATGCCGCGCTGGCCGAACACCGGCAGCAGGCGGTGCGGCTGCTGAAAGCACTGGCCAACGAACACCGGCTGAATATTCTGTGCTGCCTGCGTGAAGGAGAAGTATCGGTCGGTGAACTGGCCCGCCGCCTGCCACTCAGCCAGTCGGCACTGTCACAGCATCTGGCCTGGTTACGCAGCGAACATCTGGTCGCCACCCGCCGCCATGCACAAACCATTTTTTACCAACTGTGCGATGACAAAGCCGAACGTATTATTACCGTGCTGAACAGTCTGTACTGCGGCATCAACCGTGACGGAGCCCCTCATGCGGCTGACTAA
- a CDS encoding SulP family inorganic anion transporter: MRLTNTLQNYRRDWLGADLTAGLIVAILITPQAIAYAMLAGMPPQAGLYAALLPVIVYALLGTSPVLAVGPVAIISLMTFEALQPLASPGSSEYMALAAGLALLTGLWLLLFFLIDLGRWTNFISHSVISAFTSAAAILIVLSQIRHVTGLPIPSDGPLWQPIQTLLSASDQLRPDVLLLFALALLLLLSWQKGMPRLTRRLPQWLASLLNKAAPLVLVIAGIAAVSGLALPVKVVGELPAGLPALQLPWLTWPQWQSLLPSAAVIALIGYLESLAVAQSLADRRGPKLHSNQELLALGGANLVAAFSQAFPVAGGFGRSVVNHAAGAKTQLASIITAVLVAVICLFAARLFMNLPNAVLAVIIVVAVWPLIRFAEGWQAWRYQKSDGLVWLMTFAGVLLGGAESGILLGMLLSLVLFLKRTSEPHIAEIGRVGNSDHFRNIRRHQVGTSPTVLMIRIDENLYFANSHFLQETIANSLQQRPAVQHVVLVGSAINHIDYIGLETLQHLLQDLRERGVQLHLAEFKGLVMDRLQRTDLLPQLAPGRIFFTASEALRELGQC; the protein is encoded by the coding sequence ATGCGGCTGACTAACACCCTGCAGAATTACCGCCGCGACTGGCTGGGTGCCGACCTCACGGCCGGCCTGATTGTCGCCATCCTGATTACCCCGCAAGCCATTGCCTACGCCATGCTGGCCGGTATGCCGCCGCAAGCCGGTCTGTATGCGGCGTTGTTGCCGGTTATTGTATATGCCCTGCTCGGCACCAGCCCGGTGCTGGCAGTCGGCCCGGTGGCGATTATCTCGTTAATGACCTTTGAAGCCCTGCAGCCACTGGCCAGCCCCGGCAGCAGCGAATATATGGCGCTGGCAGCGGGCCTGGCGCTGCTCACCGGCTTATGGCTGCTGTTATTTTTTCTGATTGATCTGGGGCGCTGGACCAACTTTATCAGCCACTCGGTTATTTCTGCCTTTACCAGTGCCGCCGCCATCCTGATTGTGCTGAGCCAGATCCGCCATGTCACCGGCCTGCCGATTCCGTCCGATGGCCCGCTGTGGCAACCCATTCAAACCCTGCTGAGCGCCAGCGATCAGTTACGCCCGGATGTATTGTTGCTGTTTGCTCTGGCTTTACTGCTGTTGCTGAGCTGGCAAAAAGGCATGCCCCGTCTTACCCGCCGCCTGCCACAGTGGCTGGCCAGTTTGCTGAACAAAGCCGCACCGCTGGTGCTGGTAATCGCCGGTATTGCAGCGGTCAGCGGGCTGGCACTGCCGGTGAAGGTGGTGGGCGAATTACCGGCTGGTTTGCCGGCCCTGCAACTGCCCTGGCTGACCTGGCCGCAATGGCAGTCATTACTGCCTTCGGCCGCGGTTATTGCGTTAATCGGATATCTGGAAAGTCTGGCGGTGGCGCAATCACTGGCTGACCGGCGTGGGCCGAAACTGCACAGCAACCAGGAGCTGCTGGCCCTGGGCGGGGCCAATCTGGTGGCGGCGTTCAGCCAGGCGTTTCCGGTCGCCGGTGGGTTTGGCCGCAGCGTGGTTAACCATGCGGCCGGCGCCAAAACCCAACTGGCCAGTATTATTACGGCGGTATTGGTGGCGGTTATTTGTCTGTTCGCCGCCCGTTTATTTATGAACCTTCCCAATGCCGTTCTGGCGGTGATTATTGTGGTGGCCGTATGGCCGTTAATCCGTTTTGCCGAGGGCTGGCAGGCCTGGCGTTATCAGAAAAGTGATGGTCTGGTGTGGCTGATGACCTTTGCCGGCGTACTGCTGGGCGGTGCCGAAAGCGGCATTCTGCTGGGTATGCTGCTGTCGCTGGTACTGTTTCTGAAACGCACCAGCGAACCTCATATTGCCGAAATCGGCCGGGTCGGCAACAGCGACCATTTCCGTAATATCCGCCGTCATCAGGTGGGCACCAGCCCAACCGTACTGATGATCCGTATCGACGAAAACCTGTACTTTGCCAACAGCCATTTTCTGCAGGAAACCATTGCAAACAGCCTGCAGCAACGCCCCGCTGTGCAGCACGTGGTGCTGGTCGGCAGTGCCATTAACCATATTGATTACATCGGCCTCGAAACCCTGCAGCATCTGTTACAGGATCTGCGCGAACGTGGCGTACAACTGCATTTGGCCGAGTTCAAAGGTCTGGTGATGGACCGCCTGCAACGCACCGACCTGTTGCCGCAACTGGCACCGGGACGGATCTTCTTTACCGCCAGCGAAGCACTGCGCGAACTGGGGCAATGCTGA
- a CDS encoding DUF2489 domain-containing protein, whose protein sequence is MTLTYTLLILAALVIIAALAYYAWHLTAKVKNLQQTQQDEAAQAELHLRNRQLELLQDIRFIARAVLAEQCEITEGVLRIQYLMSALDPDAWQLDELATLRQHHEATAGMPILDAYKALPKKEQFRLDRERWTLEERHKPAVQRELQWLVSYRFPGVTLLQ, encoded by the coding sequence ATGACTCTGACCTACACCTTGCTGATTCTTGCGGCGCTGGTAATTATCGCTGCACTGGCCTACTACGCCTGGCACCTGACCGCGAAAGTGAAAAACCTGCAGCAGACGCAACAGGACGAAGCCGCGCAGGCGGAGCTGCACCTGCGCAACCGCCAGCTGGAGTTGCTGCAGGATATCCGCTTTATTGCCCGCGCCGTGCTGGCAGAACAATGTGAAATTACCGAAGGCGTATTGCGCATTCAGTATTTAATGAGTGCGCTCGACCCCGATGCCTGGCAACTGGATGAACTGGCCACCCTGCGCCAACATCACGAAGCCACCGCCGGAATGCCCATTCTGGATGCTTACAAAGCGCTGCCGAAAAAAGAACAGTTCCGTCTCGACCGGGAACGCTGGACGCTGGAAGAGCGTCATAAACCAGCCGTGCAGCGCGAGTTGCAATGGCTGGTAAGCTACCGTTTTCCCGGCGTTACCCTGCTGCAATAA
- a CDS encoding YceI family protein encodes MRTLILAPLFLFAALAQAGWQLEQPSELTFMSFKNTHLAEVHRFNRLQGNIADNGEATLSIDLSSVDTAIAIRDTRMQEMLFETSRFASATLTAKVNTKVLQQAAAGAIQTYDLAGKLSLHGLEADVSVPVLIVPAADGRLVVTSLKPVLVQADQFELTAGIQKLRDIAKLERISEVVPVNFTLIFSPKP; translated from the coding sequence ATGCGCACTCTGATACTGGCTCCGTTATTTCTGTTCGCCGCCCTGGCTCAGGCCGGCTGGCAACTGGAACAACCGTCTGAACTGACCTTTATGTCGTTCAAAAATACCCATCTGGCTGAAGTTCATCGTTTTAACCGCCTGCAGGGCAATATTGCTGACAACGGTGAAGCCACATTGAGCATTGACCTGAGCAGCGTTGATACCGCCATTGCTATCCGCGATACCCGTATGCAGGAAATGCTGTTTGAAACCAGCCGCTTTGCCAGCGCCACCCTGACCGCCAAAGTGAATACCAAAGTGCTGCAACAGGCTGCCGCCGGTGCCATTCAGACCTATGACCTGGCTGGTAAACTGAGCCTGCATGGCCTGGAAGCCGATGTATCCGTACCGGTTTTAATTGTGCCGGCCGCCGATGGCCGTCTGGTGGTTACCAGCCTGAAGCCGGTGCTGGTGCAGGCCGACCAGTTTGAATTAACCGCTGGTATTCAGAAGCTGCGCGACATTGCCAAACTGGAACGCATCAGCGAAGTGGTGCCGGTTAATTTCACGCTTATTTTCAGCCCCAAACCTTAA
- a CDS encoding phosphatase, which produces MHDRPHYLHAQKVVNNFRRVLGEELCSRIGDYHFSTLEVLIESAINTSVMDAMQLAEQDVEELLKKLRNHTHR; this is translated from the coding sequence ATGCACGACCGACCGCATTATCTGCATGCGCAAAAAGTGGTGAATAATTTTCGCCGGGTGTTAGGGGAAGAATTGTGCAGCCGCATTGGTGACTATCATTTCAGTACGTTAGAGGTGCTGATTGAATCGGCTATTAATACCAGCGTGATGGATGCCATGCAGCTGGCGGAACAAGACGTGGAAGAATTACTGAAAAAACTGCGTAACCACACCCACCGCTGA
- the ppk2 gene encoding polyphosphate kinase 2 encodes MNEQHYPLVIPQPAKPAEQKSRHLPYGERLSRAQYEREKQSLQIELLKLQNWVRESGEKIVILFEGRDAAGKGGTIKRFMEHLNPRGAHVVALEKPSERERTQWYFQRYIHHLPAAGEMVFFDRSWYNRAGVERVMGFCSTEEYMEFMRTVPELERMLVRSGIRLFKFWFSVSREEQLRRFQSRQIDPLKQWKLSPIDLASLDKWDDYTDAKETMFHYTHHSDAPWTVIRSDDKKRARLNAMRFVLNQFDYRHKSPSLNLTPDPLIVQPATAAREA; translated from the coding sequence ATGAACGAACAGCATTATCCGCTGGTTATTCCACAGCCGGCCAAACCTGCGGAACAAAAAAGCCGGCATCTTCCTTACGGTGAACGCCTGAGCCGGGCGCAGTACGAGCGGGAAAAGCAAAGCCTGCAGATTGAACTGCTGAAATTACAGAATTGGGTACGCGAAAGCGGTGAAAAAATCGTTATTTTGTTTGAAGGCCGTGATGCAGCCGGTAAAGGCGGCACCATTAAGCGCTTTATGGAACACCTGAACCCGCGTGGTGCGCACGTGGTGGCGTTGGAAAAACCCAGCGAAAGGGAACGCACCCAGTGGTATTTTCAGCGTTATATCCATCATTTACCGGCCGCCGGTGAAATGGTGTTTTTTGACCGCAGCTGGTACAACCGAGCCGGTGTTGAGCGGGTGATGGGCTTTTGCAGTACCGAAGAATATATGGAATTTATGCGTACCGTGCCGGAACTGGAACGAATGCTGGTGCGTTCCGGCATCCGCTTATTCAAATTCTGGTTTTCGGTTAGCCGGGAAGAGCAGCTGCGGCGTTTTCAGAGCCGTCAGATTGACCCGCTGAAACAGTGGAAACTCAGCCCCATTGATCTGGCGTCACTGGATAAATGGGATGATTACACCGATGCCAAAGAAACCATGTTTCATTACACCCACCACAGCGATGCGCCCTGGACGGTAATCCGTTCCGACGATAAAAAACGCGCCCGTCTGAATGCCATGCGTTTTGTTCTGAATCAGTTTGATTACCGGCATAAATCACCCAGCCTGAATTTAACCCCCGATCCGCTGATTGTGCAGCCGGCGACCGCTGCGCGGGAAGCCTAG